The nucleotide sequence TGCGTGACGCGTTGGTGCGCCGCGTGGTGGGCGGCGCGCTGGACACCGCGCTGGCCGGGCGCGCGGCGGGTGCGGCGGCGCCGTCGGCGGCGGTCGCGCGGTTGACCGAACAGGTGGAGGGCTGCCGGAATCTGACGGCGTCTCTGCTGCGCACGCTGCGTCAGCTCGTGGTGACCGTGGTCGCGGCGTTGATCGGACTCGCGTTGCTGGCACCGGTGTTGCTGCCTTTGGTGCTGCTGACGCTGGTGCCGGCGGCGTGGCTGTTCGTCCGCCTGTTGGGGCCGCTCGCGCGGCGGCGACGGGCGCTGGTCCTCGCGGACGAGCGGATCGCCGACGAGACGGGGCGGATCGTCGCGGGGTTGCGCGATGTCGTGGCGTCGGGTGCGCAGGACCGCGTGTGTGCCGAGTTGGGCGCGTCGATCGACGCGCAGGCGGCGGCGGTGCGAGCGCTCGCGAAGGCGTCCGCGCTGCGGCTGCTGGTCGTGGGGGTGGGCGGCCAACTCCCGTTGATCGTGCTGGTGTCGGCGTCACCGGCGCTGGTGCGCCACGGCATGGTGTCGCCGGGGGAACTCGCGGGCGCCGTGCTGTATCTGGTCAAGGACCTCGTCCCCGCGCTGCGCGCGCTCACCGCGACGGTCGGCGACTGGATTCTCGAACTCGGCGTTGTGGCCGGAAGGTTGGCGGAGGCGGGTGCCGTCCCGGGGCCGGCGCGCGCCGCCGCGGGACCGCGGGTGCCGGGTGCGGCGGGGCCGGGGTCGGTCCGGGCGGCCGAGGTCGCGGCGGCGCCGAAGTCGGCGGTGCGGTCGGGGTCGGTGGTGCTATCCGTGCGCGATCTGGCTTTCGCGTACGGACCGTTCGCGGCGCCGGTGGTCGACGGGCTGACCGTCGCGGTGCCGGAGGGGGGGCATCTCGCGGTGGTGGGACCGAGCGGCATCGGCAAGTCGACGCTGGCGGCGCTGCTGGCGGGTCTGGTGGAGCCGTCGCGCGGCGCGGTGGCGCTGCGGGGCGTGCCGCTGACGGACCTGCCCGAGGAGCGGGTGCGGCGGGAGATCGCCGTCGTGCCGCAGGAGGCGTACGTCTTCGCCGGGACCGTGCGGGAGAATCTCGCGTACCTGCTGCCGGAGGCGACCGACGGCGAACTCGACCGGGCCGTACGGCTGGTGGGCTGCCGCGACCTCGTCACGCGGCTGGGCGGCTACGACGCCGCGCTCGCCGACCCGTCCGAGCTCTCTGCCGGGGAGCGGCAACTCATCGCGCTGGCACGGGTGTTCGTTTCCCCGGCGGAAGTCGTGATCCTGGACGAGGCGACGTGCCACCTTGATCCGGCGACGGAAGCCCTCGCCGAGGCGGCGTTCTCTGCGCGCGCGGGCGTCCTGATCGTGATCGCGCACCGCATGGACTCGGCCCGCCGCGCGGACCGGATCCTCGTGATGGACGGAAATCTCCCGACCGTCGGGACGCATGACGAACTGCTGGCGGGGTCGCCGTTGTACGCGGATTTGACGGGGCGTTGGTCCCTGGCGCCGGACGCGCCGGCTTGATCGCGTGCGGGGCGTTCAGGGCGATCAGGGTGCGACCTGTGCGCGAAGTGGCGTCGTCACGGCGTGCGGGGCCGCGGGCGTGTACGGGTGACGACGCGCGCGCCCTGACGGCGAACGCGGCACGGCGGGGAGCCCCCTGGGAAATCGGTGTCCGCGCCCGGCGGATAGCCCCGCTCCCGCACGGAACCGGGCCGTCCTCGTGCGCGTCCCTCCTGCAATCCGGCGGGGACACGGCTGCCGAGTTCGGTCCGAGGGGGGACGATGCGGCACTTCTGCCGGCTGTGTGGAACGCGGGCGGACGGCAAGGAACGGCTGGGCACGTACTGTCCGGGGAACCGCTGCGGCGCCGATCTGGTGAGCGGCCACCGCGCGGGCGTCCAGGCGTGGTGTGATCCCGAACGGCGGCGGGCCGAGCCGCGGGCCGCGGTGACGGTGCGGCTGGTGGTACGGAACGCGGGTGCGCGGCCGGACACGTTCCGTGTCGAGCCGGTGGAACGCGTCTACGGGAACCTGGACTTCGACGCGTCGGTACTGAACGTCCCGCTGGCCCCGGGGCAGACCCGCGTGGTCGACGTGCGGTACACGCTGCCGCACGACCACACGCGCCTCGGCGTCGACGTCGCGTCGCGTTTCGGGGTGCCGGGCGCGGACGCGACCGGCCGCGTCGACGACGGCCGCGTGCGGCGCTTCGGTGTCGCGCTGCGGGTGGTCTCGACGACGGCGAACCAGGGCGCGGCGGCTGCCGCGTTCGCGGTGGACGTGCCGCGCGGGCCTGCACCGGGCGGTGTGGGCGGCGGCGCGCGCGGGCGTTCGCTGCCGCTGGTCGTGGGCGGGGCGCTGCTGGCGCTGATCGTGGTCGCGGCGGCGGTGGTGGCGTTCGTCGCGGACGGCGGCGACACGGCGACGGCGGCGCCGGGGGCCGCGACGCCCGGCCAGGCGCGGGTGTCCGTCGGCGCCGATCCCACGGGCGCCCGTGCGGCGGGGGACGAGCCGCCGGACGGGAGCGAGGAGTCCACGGCGACGGGCGCCGGGATGCGGCCGGTGGCCGATCCGTCGGTGACGGTGCGGGGCACGGAGACGACCGTGGTCCCGGATACGGTGACCCTCGACCGCGACGCCGCCGAACGGGCGCTGCGGGCACGCGGTCTGGTGGCGCGCGTGGTGGTGCGGGAGAACTCGCGGGGGCCGGAGGGCGAGGTGCTTGCGTCGTCGCCGGCGGCCGGGGAGACGGTCCGCGCGGGCAGCACGGTGACCCTCACGGTCCGGGACGGCACCACGACCGTGCCGGACGTGATCGGCACCGATCAGAAGAGCGCCGAGGCCGCGGTCCATACCGCGGGCGCGCACGTGACGGTGAAGTTCCGCCCCACACCGAACGACGACGAGTACGGCATCGTCGTCGCGACCTCCCCGACGGCGGGCACACGGGTCCCCGTCACATCGACCGTCACGATCTACATCGGCGGCGACCGCGGGTGACTTCGGCGCGCGATGACGCCTCCCCGGCCGTCGCCCGTCCTAGCGTTCGCGCCTGAGGCGGAGCAGGTCGTCGGCCGAGAAGCCCTCGTTGAGTTTCCTGTCGGCGAAGTGGGCGCCGAGGAGTTCGGCCAGTTCGTCGGTGTCGAAGGCGTCGCCCTTCGCGTCGAACTTCGCCTGCACCGTGGGGCGTTCGAGGATCGCGACGAAGCCGCCGTGGGCGATGAAGACCTGGCCCGATATGTGGTCGGCGGCGGGCCCGGCGAGGTAGGCGACGAGGGGGGAGACGTGTTCGGGTGCCAGCGGGTCGAGTTCGCCGTCGGCCAGGCCTTCCTTCGCGGTGAAGACGTGGCTGGTCAGCTTGGTGAGCGCGCGCGGGGCGATCGCGTTGGCGCGTACGCCGTAGCGGTGGCAGCCGTTGGCGGTGCTCATGGTGAGGGCGATGACGGCGTACTTGGCGGCGGCGTAGTTGGCCTGCCCGGGGGATCCCGCGAGGCACGCCTCCGAGGCGGTGTTGACGACACGCGCGTAGACGGGGCCGCCTTGCGCCTTCGACTTGTCGCGCCAGTACTTCGTGGCGTGGTGGGACGTGTTGAAGGTGCCCTTGGCGTGGACGGCCAAGATGATGTCCCACTCGGCCTCGGTCATCGAGAAGAGCATGCGGTCGCGCAGCAGACCCGCGTTGTTGACGAGGATGTCGAGCGAGCCGTACGTGTCGACCGCGAGCGCGACCAGGTCCCGGCCGACGTCGAACCGCGAGATGTCGCCGCGGTGTGCCGTCGCCTGTCCCCCGGCGGCGGCGATCTCGTCGGCGACGGCCTGGGCGGGGTTGGGGGCGTCGTCGGGGGCGAAGTCGTTGACGACGACTTTGGCGCCGTGGCGGGCGAGTTCGAGCGCTTCGGCGCGCCCGAGGCCGCCGCCGGCACCGGTGACGACGGCGACTTTTCCGGCGAGGGACGTGCTCATGGGCGTCCTACCTTCTGGTGTGGGTGCGCGGGGTCGGGATGCGCGGTGACGGCGTTCGCGCGGGTCGCGTGCGCCGGGGACGCCGTCGCGCGTGGCCGGCGTCGTCGGCGTCGGCGTCGGCCGCGTTCGCCGTGGGACGGCTGCCGACCGCCCGGGCGGGTTGAGGGCCCGTACGCGGTGCGGCGGCCGTCCGGGGGGTGGGGTCCGATGGCCCGGGGTCGTTCGGGTGGCGGCGGTGACCGTGCGAACCCACCCGCCGGGCGGGACGGCGCGGGCTCCGAGGGTCCGGTTCGTCAGGCGAGCGTGATGATCGTGCGGATCGACTCGCCGCTCTTCATGAGGTCGAACGCGTCGTTGATGGCGGCGAGTTCGAGGCGGTGGGTGATCATCGACTCCAGGTCGAGGCGGCCCGCGCGCCACATGCGGATGATGCGGTTGTACTCGCGGTGGATGTCGCCGCCGCCGTAGATGCTGCCGATGATCCGCTTCTGGTCGAAGAACAGCTCGAACATGTTGAACTGCACGTTGTCGTCCATCGCGCCCGCGCCGACGATGACGACGGAGCCGCCGCGGCGGGTGAGTTCGTACGCGCTGCGTGCGGTGAACGACTTGCCGACCACCTCGAAGACGTAGTCGAACCCCTGACCGGCCGTCAGATCGTTTTTGGCGCCCGGGGCCTCGTCGGGCGTGACGGCGTGCGTGGCGCCGAACTTCCGTGCCCACGCGTGCTTGGAGACCGCCGGGTCGACCGCGACGATGTCCGCCGCCCCGGCCGCCCGCAGCGCCTGGATGACGGCGATGCCGACGCCGCCCGCGCCGATCACCGCGCAGGTGGCACCCGGTTCGATCGCGGCGCTGTTGAAGACCGCGCCGACGCCGGTGGTGACGCCGCAGCCGATGAGGGACGCGACCTCGTAGGGCACGTCGGCGGGGACCTTGATCGCGCACGGCGCCGCGACGACGACCTCTTCGGTGAAGGTTCCGGTGCCGGTGAAGCCGAAGGCGGGGGTGCCGCCGTAGGTGAAGTTCTGGTTGCCGGCGTTCATGAAGCCCGACAGGCACAGGTTGGACTGGCCGCCGGTGCAGAAGTTGCAGACGCCGCACGGGGGTGCCCAGCAGATGACGACCTTGTCGCCGACCGCGACCGAGGTGACGTCGTCGCCGACCTCGACGACCTCGCCGGCGCCCTCGTGCCCGGGGACGAACGGCGCCGGCTGGGGCAGGATGCCGGTCATCGCCGACAGGTCGGAGTGGCACACCCCCGTGACGTGCAGTTTGACCCTGACCCGGCCGGGCCCCATGCCCACGGCTTCGACGTCGTCGCGGACTTCGAGCTTGTCCTGTCCGGTTTCGTGCAGGATGGCTGCGCGCATGGGCTGCTCCTCGGTCCTGGTCGTGCCCGGGCTCGTCGCTGACGCGAAAATATAACGCGTTCTCGTTTTCCTCAAGGTGAATGACAGGGTCAAGCTATACGTCCGGGCGCGCGCCGAGAAGCGGTACGCGGCGCACGGCCCGGATCGTGTGGCGCGACACGGGATCGCGGGCGGTGCGGCGGGCGCCTACCCCGCGTAGTCGACCACCGTGTCCGCGAGCACCACCGCGTCGTCGCGCTCCACCGACGAGGTGCGGACGTACAGCGTGCCGCCCTCGTCCCAGACCCGGACGCGCATCGTCTCGCCGGGGAAGAAGACCCCGGCGAACTTCGTGCGGTAGCGCCGCACCCGCGCCAC is from Yinghuangia sp. ASG 101 and encodes:
- a CDS encoding ATP-binding cassette domain-containing protein; the protein is MTPSRRDRAPSHGRHAARRDRTASGPGGIRAGRRLLVDELRPRKKALVRVLAWSALEGLPALLTGVLVAAALDRGFLAGQTGFGLAMLGVLAAAMLVRAAATYAMFPQLAAVVEPLRDALVRRVVGGALDTALAGRAAGAAAPSAAVARLTEQVEGCRNLTASLLRTLRQLVVTVVAALIGLALLAPVLLPLVLLTLVPAAWLFVRLLGPLARRRRALVLADERIADETGRIVAGLRDVVASGAQDRVCAELGASIDAQAAAVRALAKASALRLLVVGVGGQLPLIVLVSASPALVRHGMVSPGELAGAVLYLVKDLVPALRALTATVGDWILELGVVAGRLAEAGAVPGPARAAAGPRVPGAAGPGSVRAAEVAAAPKSAVRSGSVVLSVRDLAFAYGPFAAPVVDGLTVAVPEGGHLAVVGPSGIGKSTLAALLAGLVEPSRGAVALRGVPLTDLPEERVRREIAVVPQEAYVFAGTVRENLAYLLPEATDGELDRAVRLVGCRDLVTRLGGYDAALADPSELSAGERQLIALARVFVSPAEVVILDEATCHLDPATEALAEAAFSARAGVLIVIAHRMDSARRADRILVMDGNLPTVGTHDELLAGSPLYADLTGRWSLAPDAPA
- a CDS encoding PASTA domain-containing protein, with the translated sequence MRHFCRLCGTRADGKERLGTYCPGNRCGADLVSGHRAGVQAWCDPERRRAEPRAAVTVRLVVRNAGARPDTFRVEPVERVYGNLDFDASVLNVPLAPGQTRVVDVRYTLPHDHTRLGVDVASRFGVPGADATGRVDDGRVRRFGVALRVVSTTANQGAAAAAFAVDVPRGPAPGGVGGGARGRSLPLVVGGALLALIVVAAAVVAFVADGGDTATAAPGAATPGQARVSVGADPTGARAAGDEPPDGSEESTATGAGMRPVADPSVTVRGTETTVVPDTVTLDRDAAERALRARGLVARVVVRENSRGPEGEVLASSPAAGETVRAGSTVTLTVRDGTTTVPDVIGTDQKSAEAAVHTAGAHVTVKFRPTPNDDEYGIVVATSPTAGTRVPVTSTVTIYIGGDRG
- a CDS encoding 3-oxoacyl-ACP reductase, which translates into the protein MSTSLAGKVAVVTGAGGGLGRAEALELARHGAKVVVNDFAPDDAPNPAQAVADEIAAAGGQATAHRGDISRFDVGRDLVALAVDTYGSLDILVNNAGLLRDRMLFSMTEAEWDIILAVHAKGTFNTSHHATKYWRDKSKAQGGPVYARVVNTASEACLAGSPGQANYAAAKYAVIALTMSTANGCHRYGVRANAIAPRALTKLTSHVFTAKEGLADGELDPLAPEHVSPLVAYLAGPAADHISGQVFIAHGGFVAILERPTVQAKFDAKGDAFDTDELAELLGAHFADRKLNEGFSADDLLRLRRER
- a CDS encoding Zn-dependent alcohol dehydrogenase, yielding MRAAILHETGQDKLEVRDDVEAVGMGPGRVRVKLHVTGVCHSDLSAMTGILPQPAPFVPGHEGAGEVVEVGDDVTSVAVGDKVVICWAPPCGVCNFCTGGQSNLCLSGFMNAGNQNFTYGGTPAFGFTGTGTFTEEVVVAAPCAIKVPADVPYEVASLIGCGVTTGVGAVFNSAAIEPGATCAVIGAGGVGIAVIQALRAAGAADIVAVDPAVSKHAWARKFGATHAVTPDEAPGAKNDLTAGQGFDYVFEVVGKSFTARSAYELTRRGGSVVIVGAGAMDDNVQFNMFELFFDQKRIIGSIYGGGDIHREYNRIIRMWRAGRLDLESMITHRLELAAINDAFDLMKSGESIRTIITLA